In Debaryomyces hansenii CBS767 chromosome B complete sequence, one genomic interval encodes:
- a CDS encoding DEHA2B14102p (similar to CA5661|CaKRE6 Candida albicans CaKRE6 Glucan synthase subunit) translates to MAKRDLTYNTPRERYNDDYEVEDPFTSPIDEESSFESNEQWSSSQSEDYERINSHSGNPVYDVSFKKYNGYYSKNPTKTYSNEYSPDKSNGIRNSPGIINIQPSQNIQVPSEYDRYPTMTGSKMISTTSLTSNVFNSQNIPNPDDDSSTSNRSSKPLLVSKDFSPFGGYPTTSFPLHIDEKEPDDYLHNPDPLKDAAYDKNRFFYDLKNMDRRSMGGLLGVVFLIVAAVVVFILLPILTYSGITEPYTPESYEILTSYRYPLLSAIRTGLVDPDTPEDALTKKTSKDATWKLVFSDEFNAAGRTFYEGDDQFFQAADLWYGGTQDLEYYDPDAVTTANGTLNLRMDAYKNHDLFYRSGMVQSWNKMCFTQGFLEISARLPGYGNATGLWPGLWTMGNLGRPGYMASTEGLWPYTYDSCDAGITANQSSADGISYLPGQRLSKCTCSGEDHPSPGKGRGAPEYDVLEGEMDLEQLIGVASQSMQIAPFDIWYYPDYNFISIYNKSVTTINTYTGGPLQQAVSGTTVLNRTWYSEGVGQKFQTYAYEYLNDDDDGYLTWYVGNDPTVTVEAAALGPNGNIGRRLMSKEPMSMVMNFGISNSWAQIDWLSLIFPLTMSIDHVRLYQPQDAINLTCDPEDYPTSNYIQAHPEAYQNNNLTSWAETKYDNPKNSLVHGC, encoded by the coding sequence atggcAAAACGAGATTTGACATATAATACACCGAGGGAGAGATATAATGACGACtatgaagttgaagatcCGTTTACTCTGCCTATAGATGAGGAGAGTTCATTTGAACTGAACGAACAATGGTCCTCAAGTCAGCTGGAAGATTATGAAAGGATTAACAGCCATCTGGGCAATCCAGTTTATGACGTCAGTTTCAAAAAGTATAATGGATACTACTCGAAAAATCCTACTAAGACATattcaaatgaatattCGCCAGACAAAAGTAATGGTATTCGCAACTCACCAggaatcatcaatattcaaCCTTCTCAGAACATTCAGGTGCCACTGGAGTACGACAGATACCCAACTATGACTGGATCAAAGATGATTTCAACTACTTCGCTCACATCGAACGTATTCAATTCTCAGAACATTCCAAACCCAGACGACGATTCGTCCACGTCAAATAGATCAAGTAAGCCGCTCTTAGTGTCAAAAGACTTTAGTCCCTTTGGTGGGTATCCGACAACATCATTTCCTTTGCATATAGATGAGAAAGAGCCAGATGATTATTTACACAACCCTGATCCTCTCAAGGATGCAGCTTATGATAAAAACAGGTTTTTCTACgacttgaaaaatatggATAGAAGGTCGATGGGTGGGTTACTAGGCGTCGTATTTTTAATTGTGGCTGCAGTTGTTGTATTCATTTTGTTACCCATATTGACGTATTCTGGTATCACTGAGCCATATACTCCAGAGAGTTACGAAATTTTGACTTCTTATCGCTATCCTTTATTGAGCGCTATTAGGACAGGCTTGGTTGATCCAGATACACCGGAAGATGCATTAACCAAAAAGACTTCCAAGGATGCCACATGGAAGTTGGTATTCTCTGACGAATTTAACGCAGCAGGTAGAACCTTCTACGAAGGTGATGATCAGTTTTTCCAAGCTGCAGACCTTTGGTACGGTGGTACTCAAGATTTGGAATACTATGATCCAGATGCTGTGACGACTGCCAATGGTACCTTGAACTTGAGAATGGATGCATACAAGAATCACGATTTGTTTTACAGATCTGGTATGGTTCAAAGTTGGAATAAAATGTGTTTCACTCAAGGTTTCCTTGAAATTTCTGCGAGGTTGCCTGGTTATGGTAATGCCACCGGATTATGGCCAGGTTTATGGACCATGGGTAATTTAGGCCGCCCAGGATACATGGCCAGTACCGAGGGGTTGTGGCCATATACATATGACTCGTGTGATGCCGGTATCACAGCAAACCAATCATCCGCTGATGGTATTTCGTACTTGCCAGGTCAAAGATTGAGCAAATGTACCTGTTCAGGAGAGGATCATCCTAGTCCAGGTAAAGGAAGAGGTGCTCCAGAATATGATGTTCTTGAGGGTGAAATGGATCTAGAACAATTGATTGGCGTTGCATCACAATCCATGCAAATTGCTCCCTTTGATATTTGGTATTACCCTgattataattttatttccaTTTACAATAAATCAGTAACCACCATTAATACGTATACTGGTGGTCCATTGCAACAAGCTGTCTCTGGTACGACTGTATTAAACCGAACCTGGTATTCAGAAGGCGTGGGGCAAAAGTTCCAGACATACGCATACGAGTATCTAAACGACGATGATGACGGGTACTTGACATGGTATGTGGGTAATGACCCTACTGTGACCGTAGAAGCAGCTGCTTTGGGGCCCAATGGAAATATAGGCCGCAGATTAATGTCAAAAGAGCCAATGTCGATGGTGAtgaattttggtatttcaaatagttGGGCTCAAATTGACTGGCTCTCTTTGATTTTCCCTCTTACTATGAGTATTGATCATGTCCGATTATACCAGCCCCAAGACGCTATCAACTTAACATGTGATCCCGAGGATTATCCAACGTCCAACTATATTCAAGCACATCCAGAAGCATAtcaaaacaataatttaaCATCATGGGCGGAGACTAAATATGATAATCCTAAAAACTCTTTAGTACATGGATGTTAA